In Nitrospirota bacterium, the DNA window GCCGTGGCTGCTCAACGCATCATGACCGCATCACCCATTGCAATCGAAGAGCAACGGGTACCCGACTGCCCGCCGTTCGTCAGCCGCGTCAGTTTTGATGGACTTCGGAAGGTACGTGAACAGCCGCACATTCAGCGGAAAGGACAAGGGAGGTGAGCGGGCCTGGTCTTACGACGCGGTTTTGGCCGACTTGCCGGACCGGAGGTACTGATCCACCACCGCGGCCATCTTGCGTCCTTCGGCAATGGCCCAGACGATGAGGGAGAGCCCGCGTGTCATTTCTCGGCCCGCTTTCGGTGATTACGTTTGGTAGGGCGAAGTCCCGAACCTGCTTTCGGATATAGCGAACATCCAACTTGGGGTTCACCGATACGACCCCGCGGATGTCCTCGATATCTTGCAGACGGTGCGAAACGGCCTTCATGATCACCAGGTCCTCCGGGGTGGGTAACCGAAAGACCAGGCTCCCGACCTTCCACCGCACGGCCCGGCGCAGAGCCTTCTGCTCAAACGAGAGTCGGCCTTGGGCCACGTCCACAGGCACACCGCTAGCCGCATGCTCAAGGAGGATCATGGCGGAGCGTTTGGCGAACGCGATCGGATCGGTGATCCTCGGCTTCAAGCCACGAGTCTGCGCAAACGCCAAGGAGCGATCGAGCGCAGCATCTTCAAGCCGAACAGTGGCGTCTATATCTGCGGTCAGTCGAGGCCCTCCAAGAAGACTGGCCGCAACCCCGCCGATGATCATACCCTCGGTTTTCGACTTTTTAAGAAGACTGGAGAATGCTCGGAGAGCGGGAACGAGAGAAGTGAGCGAGGCAGGCTTTACGCCGCGAGACCTTTGAGGCGACGCCACCGGAGTCTGGCCTCTTTATCTTGCTGACGATTCATGGCGGCTAACTTCGGGATCAGCCCCATCCCGACCGCCAAACGATAGCAGGCATCCATCTGACGGAGCTTTTCCGCAATCGGCGTGCGCCGAAATTCCTTGGCCTGGAATTCGTTCACCAAGCACCCGCGCTTCACATATTCCCGGGCTTCTTTTTTCGTCATTTCACCGCAGCCTTGGCCGACGTGCCGGACCGGAGGTACTGGTCCACCGCCGCGGCCATCTTGCGTCCTTCGGCAATGGCCCACACGATCAGCGAGGCGCCCCGGCGCACGTCGCCGCCCGCGAAGACCCCGTCCACGCTGGACATGTAGTTGCCGTCCGTGGCCACGTTGCCCCGCGTGTCGTACTTCACGCCCAGCCCGTCCAGCAGCCCCAGCTTGACCGGGCCGGTGAAGCCCATCGCGAGCAAAACCAAATCCACGTCCATCTCGAACTCGGTGCCGGGAACCGGCACGAACTTGCCGTTCTCGAAGGAGACCCGGTGCGCGTGCAGCTTGGTGACATGCCCGTTGTGGCCGGAGAACTTGGTCGTCGAGACGCTCCACTGCCGGTCGCAGCCCTCCTCGTGGGCGTGCGAGGTGCGCAACTGCATCGGCCAGAGGGGCCAGGGCGTGGAGGCGGCGCGCTGCGGCGGCGGCTCCGGCAACAACTCGAACTGATGCACTTCGCAGCAGCCCTGCCGGTGCGCGGTGCCCAGACAGTCCGAGCCCGTGTCGCCGCCCCCGATGATCACGACCCGCTTGCCCTTGGCCGTGATCGGCTCGTCGGTGATCACGTCGCCGGCATTGCGCCTGTTCTGCTGGGTGAGGTAGTCCATCGCCAGGTGGATGCCCCTCAGCTCCCGGCCCGGCACGGGCAGCTCGCGCGCCTGCTCGGCCCCCAGGGCCAGGCAGATCGCGTCGAACTGCCGGCGCAGCTCCTCCCCGCCGACATCCACGCCGACGGTGACGCCGGCCCGGAACTCGACCCCCTCGGCCTTCATCTGCTCCAGCCGCCGGTCCACGACCCACTTCTCCATCTTGAAGTCGGGGATGCCGTAGCGCAGGAGCCCGCCGATCCGGTCCGCCTTCTCGAAGACCGTCACCTGGTGCCCCGCCCGCGCGAGCTGCTGGGCCGCGGCCAGCCCGGCCGGGCCTGAGCCCACCACCGCCACGGTCTTGCCGGTCTTGACCGTCGGGAGGACCGGCTGCACCCACCCCTCGTCGAAGCCTCGGTCTATGATGTTCCACTCGATGACCCGGATCGAGACCGGGTCCTCGTTGATGCCCAGCACGCAGGCCGACTCGCAGGGAGCGGGACAGAGGCGCCCGGTGAACTCCGGGAAGTTGTTCGTCGTGTGGAGGGCCTTGAGCGCGTCCTGCCAGCGGCCCCGGTGCACGAGGTCGTTCCACTCAGGGATCAGGTTCACCACCGGACAGCCGTTGGTGCTCTGGCAGAAGGGCACCCCGCAGTCCATGCAGCGGGCGCCTTGCGCCTTGAGCTTGTCCTCCGGCATCGGCTCGTAGAGCTCCTTCCAGTCCGTGATCCGGAGCTCGACCGGCCGGCGCTTGGGGCCCTCGCGGGCGTATTTCATGAAGCCTTTGGGATCAGCCATTTCCAAAAACCGTGACGCGTGATTGGTGACGGGTGACGTGCGAGAGACGCGACGCAGAACAGAACCGTCGTGCGTCGCCCGTTGCTCGCGAACGACGACGCCCGTTTCACGTCTTACGTCTCACGTGTGCGCCATTTCCTTGTGCGCCTGCTGCTTGGCGGCCGCCGCCTTCCGCTCGGCGAGCACGCGCTTGTAATCAATCGGCATGATCTTGACGAACTTGGGCAGCATCGTCTCCCAGGCCTCCAGGACCTTCTTGGCCTTGCGGCTGCCCGTGTGCTTGAGATGGGCCTCGACCATGGAGCGGAGCGTCTGCTTGTCCTCGGCGGTGGCGACCTTCTCGAGCTCGACCATCCCCAGGTTGCAGCGCTGCTCGAACTTTCCGTCCTCGTTCAGCACGAAGGCGATGCCGCCCGACATGCCGGCCGCGAAGTTCCGGCCGGTCCGGCCCAGCACGACGACGACCCCGCCGGTCATGTACTCGCAGCCGTGGTCGCCCGTGCCCTCGATGACCGCCCGCACGCCGCTGTTCCGGACCGCGAACCGCTCGCCCGCCATCCCGTAGAAGTAGCACTCGCCGCCGGTGGCTCCGTAGAGCGACGTGTTTCCGATCAGGATCGTCTCCTCCGGGTTGTAGGTGATCCCCTTGGGGGGCACGACGACGATCTTGCCGCCCGAGAGCCCCTTGCCCAGGTAGTCGTTCGACTCCCCTTCCAGGATCAGCGTGATGCCCTTGGAGACGAACGCCCCGAAGGACTGGCCGGCCGAGCCGGTGAACCTGATCGTGATCGTGTCCTCCGGCAGCCCCTCCAGCCCGTACTTCTTCGCGACGCGGCTGGAGAGCATGGTGCCGGTCGTCCGGTTCACGTTCCGGATCGGCAGCTCCAGCGTTACCTTCTCCCTCCGCTCGATGGCCGGCCGGCAAAGCTCGATCAGCTTGTTGTCCAGGATGCCGGCGAGCCCGTGGTCCTGCTTCTGGACGCAGTGGGTGGCGATCTCCGGGCCGACCTCCGGCATCTTGAGCAGCGGCGAGAGGTCCAGGCCCCTGGCCTTCCAGTGGTCCACGGCCTTCTGGGCCTTGAGCTTGTCCATCCGGCCGATCATCTCCTCCATCTTGCGGAAGCCCAGCCTGGCCATCAGCTCGCGCACTTCCTCGGCCACGAAGAAGAAGTAGTTGACCACGTGCTCGGGCTGGCCGGCGAACTTCTTGCGCAGGACCGGGTCCTGCGTGGCCACCCCGACCGGACAGGTGTTCAGGTGGCACTTGCGCATCATGATGCAGCCCTCGACGATCAGGGGCGCGGTCGAGAAGCCGAACTCCTCCGCCCCGAGCAGGGCCGCGACCGTCACGTCCCGCCCGGTCTTCATCTGCCCGTCGGTCTCGACCCGGATGCGCCTCCGCAGGTCGTTCAGGACCAGGGTCTGGTGCGTCTCGGCCAGCCCCAGCTCCCACGGGATGCCGGCATATTTAATGGAGGAGAGCGGCGAGGCCCCGGTCCCGCCCGAGTCCCCGCTGATCAGGACCTTGTCCGCGTGGGCCTTGGAGACCCCGGCCGCGACCGTCCCGACCCCGACTTCCGCCACCAGCTTGACCGAGACCTCCGCCTCCGGGTTGGAGTTCTTCAGGTCGAAGATGAGCTGGGCCAGGTCCTCGATCGAATAGATGTCGTGGTGCGGCGGCGGCGAGATGAGCTGCACCCCCGGCGTCGCGTACCGCAGCCGCGCGATGATCTCGTCCACCTTGTGGCCGGGCAACTGCCCGCCCTCGCCGGGCTTGGCCCCCTGGGCCATCTTGATCTGCAGCTCCCTGGCGTTGACCAGGTAATGGGAGGTCACGCCGAACCGGGCCGAGGCGACCTGCTTGATGTAGGAGTTCTTCGAATCCCCGTTCGGCAGCGGGACGAACCGCTCCGGGTCCTCGCCGCCCTCGCCCGTGTTGCTCTTCCCCCCGATGCGGTTCATCGCGATCGCCAGGGTCTCGTGCGCCTCCTTGCTGATCGCGCCGAAGGACATGGCGCCCGTCGTGAAGCGCTTGACGATCTCCTTGGCCGGCTCCACTTCCTCCAGCGGGATCGGCTCGGGCGCGAACTTGAAGTCCAGGAGCCCGCGCAGGTTGGAGCGGCGCCGGCTCTCGTCGTTCACGAGCGCCGCGAACTCCTTGTAGGTCTTGGGGTCGTTCGTCCTCGTCGCATGCTGGAGCTTGTAGATCGTCTCCGGGTTCCAGTTGTGATGCTCGCCCTGGACCCGGTAGTGGATCTCCCCGCCGAAGTCGAGCTGCCGGATCGGCGCCGGCGCGTAGGCCTGGCGGTGCCGGCGCAGGGTCTCCTCGCCGATCTCGCGGAGGCCGATCCCCTCGATGCGGGAGGCGGTGCCGGTGAAGTACCGGTCGATCGTCTCCCGGTTCAGCCCGATCGCCTCGAAGATCTGCGCGCCGCAGTAGGACTGGACCGTGGAGATGCCCATCTTCGAGAAGATCTTGAGCAGCCCCTTGTTGATGGCCTTGATGAACTTGGTCTCGGCGGTGGCCGCGTCCAGCCCCTCCGGCAGGTAGCCGTCCCGTTCCATGTCCACGAGCGTCTCGAACACGAGGTACGGGTTGATCGTCCCGGCCCCGTAGCCGATCAGGCAGGCGAAGTGGTGCACGTCGCGCGGCTCGCCGGTCTCCAGGATCAGCCCGACCTCGGTCCTCGTGCACTCGCGCACCAGGTGATGGTGCACGGCCGCGATGCCGAGCAGGCTCGGGATCGGCGCCCACTCCTCGTTGACTCCCCGGTCGCTGAGGATGAGGAACTTGTACCCGTCCCTGATCGCCTGGGAGGCCTCCTGGCAGAGGGTGTCCACCGCGGCGGCGAGCCCGTCCGGACCCTCGGCCACCCGGAAGAGCATCGTCAGCGTCTTGCTCTTGAAGCTCGGGTCGGCGATCTCGCGGATCTTCTCCAGGTCGGCGTTGGACAGGATCGGCTGCTTCACCCGGATTCGGCGGCAGGACTCAGGCGCCTCGACCATCAGGTTCGGCTTGGGCCCGATGTTGGTCACGAGCGACATGACCAGCTCCTCGCGGATCGGATCGATCGGCGGGTTGGTCACCTGCGCGAAGAGCTGCTTGAAGTACTTGAAGAGGAGCTGCGGTCGCTCGGACAGGACGGCCAGCGGCGTGTCGGTCCCCATCGAGGAGACCGGCTCCTCGCCGGCCACGACCATCGGGGTGACGACCATCTTGAGCTCTTCGACCGTGTAGCCGAACGCCTGCTGGCGCTGCCGGATCGTCGGATGGTCCGGCTGGGGCACGTTCAGCGGCTCCGGCAGCTCGTCCAGCGAGACCCGGTACTGGGTGACCCAGGCCCGGTAGGGCTTCCGCCCGACGATGTCGGCTTTGATCTCCTCGTCGTCAATGATGCGGCCCTGCGCCGTGTCCACGAGGAACATGCGGCCCGGCTGCAGGCGCCCCTTCTGCCGGATCTCCTTCGGCTCGGCCGGCAGCACGCCCGCCTCGGAGGCGAGCACGACGAGATCGTCGCTCGTGACCTGGTAGCGGCAGGGCCGCAGCCCGTTGCGGTCCAGCGTCGCCCCGATCAGCTTGCCGTCGGTGAAGCAGACCGCCGCCGGCCCGTCCCAGGGCTCCATCATCGCCGCGTGGTACTCGTAGAACCCCCGGCGGTCCAAGTCCATGTGCGGGTTGCCCACCCACGGCTCCGGGATCAGCATCATCATCGCGTGCGGGAGCGAGCGGCCGCCCAGCACGAGATACTCGAGCGCGTTGTCCAGGCAGGCCGAGTCGCTCTGGTGCTCGTAGACGATCGGGTACAGCTTGGGCAGATCGGCGCCGAACAGCTCGGACTGCAGCCGTCCCTGGCGGGCCCGCATCCAGTTCACGTTCCCCTTCAGCGTGTTGATCTCGCCGTTGTGGCAGATGTACCGGTAGGGATGGGCGAGCGGCCAGGTCGGGAACGTGTTCGTGCTGAACCGGGAGTGGACCAGCGCGAGCGCGCTGACCACGCTGGCGTCCTTGAGGTCCTGGTAGTATTCCGCCATCTGGCGCGGGAGCAGCAGGCCCTTGTACACGATCGTGTTGCCGGAGAGGCTGGGCACGTAGAAGTGCTCGCGCCCCTCGATGGCGGACTCCCGGATCACGCGCTCCGCGCGCTTGCGGATCACGTAGAGCTTGCGCTCGAACTGCGCCTCGTTGAGGATGTCGCGCGCGACGAACACCTGCCGGATGACCGGCTCGGTCCGCCGCGCCTGGGTCCCGATCGCGTCGCTCTTGACCGGCACGTCCCGCCAGCCCAGGAGCCGCGCGCCCTCCTCCGCGATCACCTTTTCGAAGAGCGTCTCGCACGACTTGCGCGCGGCGGCCTCCCGGGGCAGGAACACCATGCCCACCCCGTACTCGCCCGCGTTCGGCAATTTGATCCGGGCCTCCGCCGCCGCCCGCTTCAGGAACTCGTGCGGCACCTGGAGCAGGATGCCGGCGCCGTCGCCGGTGCAGGGATCGCAGCCCTGGGCGCCGCGGTGAAACAGGTTCTCCAGGACTTGCAGCCCCTTGCGGACGATGTCGTGGGACTTGTGCCCCTTGATGTTGGCCACGAAGCCGATGCCGCAGGAGTCTTTTTCGTGGGCCGGATCGTAGAGGCCCTGTTTCGGAGGGAGTCCGGGAATGTTCATGGGCGGCGAATCCGGTTCCGTGTTGAAGGTCTGTCCGTCTGGGCGGGACCGCGCCCCCGGCGCGACCTCCGCGAAGGGATTCGTCAGGTTGGGTCTGATGCCGTCGGCGGCCCCAATCGCTTGCGTGAATCGGAGTGTCACAATAAAGGATCGCACGCGCTCCTGTCAAGGCAACGGACCGCGTCGCGCGAGCCTTCAACGCGCCGGAATGAGGCTTGACAAAGGCGGACCCCTGCCCTAGACTCGCTCGCATGAATCACGGGCCCGCGACCTCGACCCTGCACACGATGGCGGACGTGTGGGACGCCTATCGCGGAGACCTCGACGGCGTCGAGGACCAGGTCCGTAGAAACCTCGATTCGTCGGTTGCCCTCGTCAACACGGTGGCGGCCCACATCCTGAGCAGCGGCGGCAAGCGCATCCGCCCCCTCCTGCTCCTCCTCTGCGCCCGCCTCTGCGGCCACACCGCCAGCGACCACCTGGTGCTCGGCAGCCTCGTGGAATACATCCACACGGCCACGCTCCTCCACGACGACGTGGTGGACGACGCGGACCTGCGCCGGGGCCGGCAGACGGCCCGCAAGGTCTGGGGCAACCAGGTCAGCATCCTGGTGGGCGACTACCTCTATTCGAAAGCCATCTGCCGCATCGTCGGATTCCGGAACCAGGCCATCAACGAGGTCCTCTCCGAGGCCTGCCGCAAGATGGCGGAGGGCGAGGTCCTGCAGCTCTACTACAACGGCAACCCCGCCGTCACCGAACCCGAGTACCTGCGCATCGTCGAATACAAGACCGCGTCGCTGATCGCGGCGGCCTGCCGGATCGGCGCGATCATCGCGGAAGCCCCGGCCGACAAGCAGGCGGCGCTGTTCCGGTTCGGCCGGCACCTGGGCATCGCCTTCCAGGTCGCCGACGACACGCTCGATTACGCGGCCGACGGCGACCGGCTGGGCAAGTCCCTGGGACAGGACTTGCGGCAGGGCAAGGCCACGCTCCCGCTCCTGCACCTGCTGCAGCACTGCTCGGAGCAGGACAGGCAGATGATCAAGGACCGGATGGAGACGAGGACGCTCACGGACGCGGACCTGCTGCGGATCACCGGGCTCATGCAGGAATACGGCTCGATCGCCTATGCGATGGAGCGGGCCCGCGAATTCGTGGCCGCCGCAAACCATGACCTGACTTCCTTCGAGGAGGATGCCCCGTCCAAACGCGCCTTGTGCGTCGTCGCGGAGTACATGGTCAACCGCGACCGCTAGCCCAAGAACCCGTGACACGTGACCCGTGACAGGTAACAAGGGCGCGCAGCGATGCGCCGTCGAACTCGTCACGCATCACGCGCCACGCATCACGTATCATGAGTCTCTTCCCCATCACCCACCACCCGTCACCCATCACGTCCCATCCGGCGCATCCGCTGGTCAAGCTGGCGGCGGAGGCGATCGCCGCGTACCTCTGGCGCGGACAGGTGATCGAGCCGGCCGCCGCGCTGTTCTCGGACCTGCCCGACGCCCTCATGCCCGCCGGCTGTTTCGTCTGCCTGAAGCGGCAGGGGCGGCTCCGCGGGTGCATCGGCACGACCGAGCCGCTCTACGAGACCCTGGCGGGCGAGGTCATCCGGAACGCGATCGGGGCCGCGACCCGCGATCCCCGCTTCGCGCCGGTGGAGCGGTTCGAACTGGACGAACTCAGCATCACCGTGGACGTGCTGGGACCGGCGGAGCCGGTGCCGGACCAGACCGCGCTGGACCACCGGCGGTACGGCATCGTCCTCCGGTCTGGCGAGCGGCGCAGCGTCCTCCTGCCGGACATCGAAGGGATCGGCTCGGTGGCCGAACAAGTGGCGGCCGCCCGGGACAAGGCCGGGCTCGCCCCGCACGATCCGATCGAGCTGCTGCGGTTCGAAGTCACCAGATACCGTTAAACGTGAACGGTGAGACGTGAGACGCAAACGGCCGGCTGTCAGAAGTCCTGAGATGCGTTTCCGCATTTCCGGTTCACCGTTCACGTTTCACTCTTCACCTTTCACGAAAGTACGCAATGGCTAATATCATTCCG includes these proteins:
- a CDS encoding glutamate synthase subunit beta produces the protein MADPKGFMKYAREGPKRRPVELRITDWKELYEPMPEDKLKAQGARCMDCGVPFCQSTNGCPVVNLIPEWNDLVHRGRWQDALKALHTTNNFPEFTGRLCPAPCESACVLGINEDPVSIRVIEWNIIDRGFDEGWVQPVLPTVKTGKTVAVVGSGPAGLAAAQQLARAGHQVTVFEKADRIGGLLRYGIPDFKMEKWVVDRRLEQMKAEGVEFRAGVTVGVDVGGEELRRQFDAICLALGAEQARELPVPGRELRGIHLAMDYLTQQNRRNAGDVITDEPITAKGKRVVIIGGGDTGSDCLGTAHRQGCCEVHQFELLPEPPPQRAASTPWPLWPMQLRTSHAHEEGCDRQWSVSTTKFSGHNGHVTKLHAHRVSFENGKFVPVPGTEFEMDVDLVLLAMGFTGPVKLGLLDGLGVKYDTRGNVATDGNYMSSVDGVFAGGDVRRGASLIVWAIAEGRKMAAAVDQYLRSGTSAKAAVK
- the gltB gene encoding glutamate synthase large subunit, with the protein product MNIPGLPPKQGLYDPAHEKDSCGIGFVANIKGHKSHDIVRKGLQVLENLFHRGAQGCDPCTGDGAGILLQVPHEFLKRAAAEARIKLPNAGEYGVGMVFLPREAAARKSCETLFEKVIAEEGARLLGWRDVPVKSDAIGTQARRTEPVIRQVFVARDILNEAQFERKLYVIRKRAERVIRESAIEGREHFYVPSLSGNTIVYKGLLLPRQMAEYYQDLKDASVVSALALVHSRFSTNTFPTWPLAHPYRYICHNGEINTLKGNVNWMRARQGRLQSELFGADLPKLYPIVYEHQSDSACLDNALEYLVLGGRSLPHAMMMLIPEPWVGNPHMDLDRRGFYEYHAAMMEPWDGPAAVCFTDGKLIGATLDRNGLRPCRYQVTSDDLVVLASEAGVLPAEPKEIRQKGRLQPGRMFLVDTAQGRIIDDEEIKADIVGRKPYRAWVTQYRVSLDELPEPLNVPQPDHPTIRQRQQAFGYTVEELKMVVTPMVVAGEEPVSSMGTDTPLAVLSERPQLLFKYFKQLFAQVTNPPIDPIREELVMSLVTNIGPKPNLMVEAPESCRRIRVKQPILSNADLEKIREIADPSFKSKTLTMLFRVAEGPDGLAAAVDTLCQEASQAIRDGYKFLILSDRGVNEEWAPIPSLLGIAAVHHHLVRECTRTEVGLILETGEPRDVHHFACLIGYGAGTINPYLVFETLVDMERDGYLPEGLDAATAETKFIKAINKGLLKIFSKMGISTVQSYCGAQIFEAIGLNRETIDRYFTGTASRIEGIGLREIGEETLRRHRQAYAPAPIRQLDFGGEIHYRVQGEHHNWNPETIYKLQHATRTNDPKTYKEFAALVNDESRRRSNLRGLLDFKFAPEPIPLEEVEPAKEIVKRFTTGAMSFGAISKEAHETLAIAMNRIGGKSNTGEGGEDPERFVPLPNGDSKNSYIKQVASARFGVTSHYLVNARELQIKMAQGAKPGEGGQLPGHKVDEIIARLRYATPGVQLISPPPHHDIYSIEDLAQLIFDLKNSNPEAEVSVKLVAEVGVGTVAAGVSKAHADKVLISGDSGGTGASPLSSIKYAGIPWELGLAETHQTLVLNDLRRRIRVETDGQMKTGRDVTVAALLGAEEFGFSTAPLIVEGCIMMRKCHLNTCPVGVATQDPVLRKKFAGQPEHVVNYFFFVAEEVRELMARLGFRKMEEMIGRMDKLKAQKAVDHWKARGLDLSPLLKMPEVGPEIATHCVQKQDHGLAGILDNKLIELCRPAIERREKVTLELPIRNVNRTTGTMLSSRVAKKYGLEGLPEDTITIRFTGSAGQSFGAFVSKGITLILEGESNDYLGKGLSGGKIVVVPPKGITYNPEETILIGNTSLYGATGGECYFYGMAGERFAVRNSGVRAVIEGTGDHGCEYMTGGVVVVLGRTGRNFAAGMSGGIAFVLNEDGKFEQRCNLGMVELEKVATAEDKQTLRSMVEAHLKHTGSRKAKKVLEAWETMLPKFVKIMPIDYKRVLAERKAAAAKQQAHKEMAHT
- a CDS encoding polyprenyl synthetase family protein; amino-acid sequence: MNHGPATSTLHTMADVWDAYRGDLDGVEDQVRRNLDSSVALVNTVAAHILSSGGKRIRPLLLLLCARLCGHTASDHLVLGSLVEYIHTATLLHDDVVDDADLRRGRQTARKVWGNQVSILVGDYLYSKAICRIVGFRNQAINEVLSEACRKMAEGEVLQLYYNGNPAVTEPEYLRIVEYKTASLIAAACRIGAIIAEAPADKQAALFRFGRHLGIAFQVADDTLDYAADGDRLGKSLGQDLRQGKATLPLLHLLQHCSEQDRQMIKDRMETRTLTDADLLRITGLMQEYGSIAYAMERAREFVAAANHDLTSFEEDAPSKRALCVVAEYMVNRDR
- the amrA gene encoding AmmeMemoRadiSam system protein A, with the translated sequence MSLFPITHHPSPITSHPAHPLVKLAAEAIAAYLWRGQVIEPAAALFSDLPDALMPAGCFVCLKRQGRLRGCIGTTEPLYETLAGEVIRNAIGAATRDPRFAPVERFELDELSITVDVLGPAEPVPDQTALDHRRYGIVLRSGERRSVLLPDIEGIGSVAEQVAAARDKAGLAPHDPIELLRFEVTRYR